The following proteins are co-located in the Hemitrygon akajei chromosome 25, sHemAka1.3, whole genome shotgun sequence genome:
- the LOC140716390 gene encoding uncharacterized protein isoform X2: MNHQQDPASERPFTCCHCGKGFKNSSGLQRHQLVHTRERPFICSECGKGFARSSDLLMHQRIHTGERLFQCRVCGKGFTRSSNLLTHQRRHTGERPFVCSECGRGFTQSSELQAHQRVHNGERPFPCSECGKGFTCSSLLQSHQLIHTGERPFVCSECGRGFTRSSELQTHQLIHTGERPYTCAECGKGFIRSSHLQSHQQTHTGEQPFVCSECGRGFTRSSELRTHQLIHTGERPFLCFECGEGFCRSSDLLKHQRIHTGERPFICSQCGKGFAYSSHLRTHQLIHTGERPFICSECGRGFTQSSELRKHQSTHTGKKPYSCSECGKSFTRSSDLLTHQRIHTGERPFICSQCGKRFSRSYHLRSHERIHTKEWPFICSECGKGFTQSSDLLRHQRIHTGERPFTCPDCGKNFSQSSHLSKHRRAHIKGTVQMCSTYVGHLNTAGAEPAVSSQVTAGTDSAVNAAVDHIQVWTLVTEHIQKFKVHLLSKNV; this comes from the coding sequence ATGAACCACCAGCAAGATCCCGCcagtgagaggccgttcacctgctgtcaCTGCGGGAAGGGTTTCAAAAACTCCTCCggactacagagacaccagctggTCCACAccagggagaggccattcatctgctctgaGTGCGGGAAGGGATTCGCACGTTCGTCTGACCTTCTAATGCACCAACGGATTCACACCGGAGAGCGGCTATTCCAGTGCCGTGTGTgtggcaagggattcactcgatcatccaacCTGCTGACTCACCAACGAAGGCACACCGGAGAGCGGCCGTTCGTCTGCtcggagtgtgggaggggattcactcagtcgtcTGAGCTTCAGGCACACCAACGTGTTCACAATGGGGAGAGGCCCTTCCCCTGTTCCGAGTGCGGGAAGGGGTTCACGTGTTCATCCCTGCTACAGTCTCACCAACTAATTCACACCGGAGAGCGGCCGTTCGTCTGCTctgagtgtgggaggggattcactcggtcatctgagcTTCAGACACATCAGCtcattcacaccggggagaggccctACACTTGTGCCGAGTGCGGGAAGGGGTTCATTCGTTCATCCCATCTGCAGTCGCACCAACAAACTCACACCGGGGAGCAGCCTTTCGTCTGCTCGGAGtgcgggaggggattcactcggtcatctgagcTTCGGACGCACCAACtcattcacaccggggagaggccctTCCTCTGTTTCGAGTGTGGAGAGGGATTCTGTCGGTCGTCTGACCTTCTGAAGCAccaacgaattcacactggggagcggccgttcataTGCAGTCAGTGTGGCAAGGGATTCGCTTATTCATCCCACCTGCGTACACACCAattaattcacactggggagcgtcCGTTCATCTGCTccgagtgtgggaggggattcactcagtcatccgagCTTCGGAAACACCAAAGTACTCACACTGGAAAGAAGCCTTACTCCTGTtctgagtgtggaaagagtttCACTCGGTCCTCTGACCTTCTGACGCACCAAcgaattcacaccggggagcggccgttcataTGCAGTCAGTGCGGCAAGCGATTCAGTCGCTCATACCATCTGCGTTCACACGAGCGAATTCACACCAAGGAATGGCCATTCATCTGCTCCgagtgcgggaagggattcactcagtcgtcTGACCTTCTGAGGCACCAACggattcacaccggggagaggccgttcacctgccccGACTGTGGGAAGAACTTCAGTCAGTCATCTCACCTCTCGAAACATCGGCGAGCTCACATTAAAGGGACAGTGCAAATGTGCAGTACTTATGTGGGGCATTTAAACACGGCAGGTGCAGAGCCAGCGGTGAGTTCACAAGTGACCGCAGGAACTGATTCTGCAGTTAATGCTGCTGTTGATCACATCCAGGTTTGGACCCTGGTTACTGAACacattcaaaaattcaaagtacatttattatcaaagaatgtataa